The Deinococcus sp. KNUC1210 nucleotide sequence AACCCGGCGACGTGACCATCAATCTGCTGCTGATTCGTGGCGATCTGCAGAGCGGCGGCCTGGGACGACAGGCGGTGCATCTGCTGGAAAAGCAGCTGCCCGCCGGCACTGTGCGCCTCCTTGCCAGCGTGCTGGGCGAAAATCCGCGTGCCGTGGCCTTCTGGGAGCGGCTGGGCTTCTCGTTTGCCACCGACGCCCGCCCGGTCATGACCTGGTACGCCAAACCGATCGGGAATGCCCGCATATCGCTGAAAACGCCCGTCCTGACGCCCCTGCTGTAGCGGCCGTGGAGACTCGCCTGACTGTTCCTGCTTGACTCCCGCGCCGCTATCTGCTTGCGTAAGCAGCATGATCATCAAATACGGCGGCAACGCCATGAAAAGTGTGGAACTGCGCCGCGTGGTCGCCCGGGAGATCGGAGACCTGCGGCGCGAGTTGCCAGTGGTGGTCGTTCACGGCGGCGGCCCGGTCATCGAGCGCGAACTGACGGTGCGCGGGATCGAAAGCCGGTTTGTGGACGGACTGCGGTTCACGTCGCCGGAAGCGATGGACGCCGTTGAGATGGCGCTGTGCAAGCTGAACAAGGAGCTGAGTCAGGACATCGGCGACGCGGTGGGCCTGATGGGGCGCGACAGCGACCTGCTGCGCGGCGAACTGCTCGACCGCACGCGGTACGGACGGGTCGGGCAGGTGACGGGCGTGAATACCGCGCTGCTGCATACCCTGCTGGCAGCGGGCATCACCCCGGTGCTGGGCTGCCTCGCCGTTGACGCAGACGGCGAGGTGATGAACGTGAACGCCGACACCTCGGCGGGCGCGGTGGCCGGAGCGATGCAGCAGGGCATCGTCTTTCTGACGGATGTGGCGGGGGTGTACCGCTCGTTTCCCGATCCGGCCAGCCTGGCCCCTGAACTGACACACGCCGAGGTGGTGCAGGGCATGGAAGACGGCTGGATCGCGGGCGGCATGATTCCCAAGGTGGGCGCGGCCCTGTCGGCGCTGGACGCGGGCGCACCGTTCGCCGTCATCGCCAGTGGAATGCAGGCGGGCGTGCTGGCAGCAGCCGTCGCTGGCAGTGCCGGTACACGCCTGATTCCCTGAACCCGCCCCGCTTCAATTCGGTAAGCCGACACCGACATCCAGCCAGAGAATTTGCTAATGTCAGAATATGAGCCGAAAAATACGCAACAGCCAGAAGGAGGCGGACAGCTATCCAAGCAGCGGGCGCGGCTTCGTTCACGTCTGCCCCCACTGTGGGCGCAGCATGGAGCTGTGTGACACGCGCGACGGAGATCAGGCTTACTTTTGCCACGTCTGCCAGAAGGGCCACCGGGCAGGCAGCCCGCCGCTGCTGGCCTTCCGCCCGGAAGAGGCGAGCTGACCCCCGCTGCGCCGCTACACTCAGGGCATGTCGCTGCTGATCCTCACGCCCCACAGTTCCGGTCAACTTCCCGCCTCGGTGATGCATCAGATGCTCGGCGAGCGCGTGTACGCCAGCAGTGCCCGCGAAGATTTGCAGCGCCGCATCTTCCTCGACGGCGACCCGTACACCGAACTGCTGTTCCTGGTGCCCGGCGCACGCACGCTGAACGCGCCCTGGAGCCGCTTCGTGGTGGACCTGAACCGCGAACGCGGCGACAGCAGCGATAACGGCGTGGTCAAGCGCACCGGATTTGACAGAAACGCGCTGTATCCGGCAGGCGCGGCGCTGGATGCCGAAGACCGCCTGAGACGCTACTGGGACAGCTTCGACGCCCAGGTCGGCGCAGAGCTCCAGGGCGGCAGCGTGCGCCTGATGATCGTCGGACACAGCATGGCTTCACATGGCCCGGCGCTGGGGCCAGATCAGGGCAAGCCGCGCCCCGCAGTCACGCTGATGGTGGGCGAGGGCGAACGGGCCACCTTTCCACCCGCACAGGTACAGGCACTCCAGGCAGCGGCCCAGACGAGCTTTTCCGGCGTCCTGAACAGCGCCGAGGTCAGCCGGGTGGCGGTGAACGACCCCTGGACGACCGACGACCTGAGCCTGCGCTATCACCGCGCCGCTGGCGTGCCCGCCTTCGGAGTGGAGTTCAACGCGGGGCTGTACCTGACCGCGCAGGGGCAACCCCGCGACGAACGAATTCAGGCGCTGAATGCCGGGCTGCGCGACTTCGCGGCGCAGGCACTGGCACTGGTGAGCGGCTGACCGCTGTTCAGGCCGGAACGCCGCCCGTGATGGCAGCGATGTCGCTCAGCTCGGCGGCGTCCAGCGTCCAGCCGACTGCCGCCACGTTCTGATCGATCTGCTGCGGGCTGGTCGCTCCGGCGATCACGCTGCTGACCACCGGCTGTGCTGCCAGCCAGCTGAAAGCCAGTTCCAGCAGCGTATGGCCGCGCTCCTCCGCGAACTCCCGCAGACGTTCCACCGTCTCCAGATTCTGCGGCGTCAGATAACGGTTCGCGGAATTCTTCCAGCTCGCCAGCCTGGAACCCTCCGGCAGCGCCTCGCCCCGGTGGTATTTGCCGGTCAGCAGCCCGCTCGCCAGTGGAAAATAGGGCAGCAGCCCCAGGCCCTGCCGCTGCATGACCGGAATCAGTTCAGCCTCGATGCCGCGCACCAGCAGGCTGTATTCGTCCTGGCAGGACGTGAAGCGCGTGAGCTGGCCCGCTTCCGACGCCGCCTCCGCTTCCTCCACCTGCGCCGCACTCAGGTTCGAGCAGCCGATGAACCGCACCAGCCCGCGCTGCACCAGTTCATCCAGCGCTCCCAGCGTCTCGGCAATGGGCGTGCCGGGGTCGGGCGTGTGGAGCTGGTACAGGTCGAGATAATCGGTGCCCAGCCGTTGCAGACTGGCCTCGACCGCCCGGCGGATGTACTCGGGTTTTGCGCCCTTCAGCGGGCCATGCTCGTCGGTGCCCATGTCGGCCCCGAACTTGCTCGCCAGCACGATGCGGCTGCGCTCGCTGCCCAGCGCCCTGCCCAGCATCAGCTCGGAGGTTCCCTTCGGGCCACCCTGGGTGCCGCCGTACACATCGGCGGTATCGAAGAGGGTGATGCCCGCATCCAGCGCCCGGCGCACCACGGCGTTCGTTTCCTCCTGATCGAGCTTGGCCC carries:
- a CDS encoding aldo/keto reductase; the protein is MSMQTRTLGHSGLQVSLVGLGCNNFGAKLDQEETNAVVRRALDAGITLFDTADVYGGTQGGPKGTSELMLGRALGSERSRIVLASKFGADMGTDEHGPLKGAKPEYIRRAVEASLQRLGTDYLDLYQLHTPDPGTPIAETLGALDELVQRGLVRFIGCSNLSAAQVEEAEAASEAGQLTRFTSCQDEYSLLVRGIEAELIPVMQRQGLGLLPYFPLASGLLTGKYHRGEALPEGSRLASWKNSANRYLTPQNLETVERLREFAEERGHTLLELAFSWLAAQPVVSSVIAGATSPQQIDQNVAAVGWTLDAAELSDIAAITGGVPA
- the argB gene encoding acetylglutamate kinase — translated: MIIKYGGNAMKSVELRRVVAREIGDLRRELPVVVVHGGGPVIERELTVRGIESRFVDGLRFTSPEAMDAVEMALCKLNKELSQDIGDAVGLMGRDSDLLRGELLDRTRYGRVGQVTGVNTALLHTLLAAGITPVLGCLAVDADGEVMNVNADTSAGAVAGAMQQGIVFLTDVAGVYRSFPDPASLAPELTHAEVVQGMEDGWIAGGMIPKVGAALSALDAGAPFAVIASGMQAGVLAAAVAGSAGTRLIP
- a CDS encoding GNAT family N-acetyltransferase — translated: MKLQTMALHHAPLLHQLYLDTPDYFALLSTNPPSLGEVERDVQTALFDPRRRLELLYRHSGTPDGQTAQSNELLGSLDYKLDFPEPGDVTINLLLIRGDLQSGGLGRQAVHLLEKQLPAGTVRLLASVLGENPRAVAFWERLGFSFATDARPVMTWYAKPIGNARISLKTPVLTPLL
- a CDS encoding N-formylglutamate amidohydrolase, with product MSLLILTPHSSGQLPASVMHQMLGERVYASSAREDLQRRIFLDGDPYTELLFLVPGARTLNAPWSRFVVDLNRERGDSSDNGVVKRTGFDRNALYPAGAALDAEDRLRRYWDSFDAQVGAELQGGSVRLMIVGHSMASHGPALGPDQGKPRPAVTLMVGEGERATFPPAQVQALQAAAQTSFSGVLNSAEVSRVAVNDPWTTDDLSLRYHRAAGVPAFGVEFNAGLYLTAQGQPRDERIQALNAGLRDFAAQALALVSG